One stretch of Meleagris gallopavo isolate NT-WF06-2002-E0010 breed Aviagen turkey brand Nicholas breeding stock chromosome 14, Turkey_5.1, whole genome shotgun sequence DNA includes these proteins:
- the KLF15 gene encoding Krueppel-like factor 15 isoform X2, with translation MVDHLVPTDESFSSTRSSLGYFRDMTAGVRSYQMLPSPLSEDDSDSSSFCSCSSPESQVLSSSYGSTSSAESQDSILDYLLSQASLGNTAASWWDKRRLQPIVKEEYFRLPEFAVDMEDSGPFQPTLEEIEEFLEENMELELKERPKSETKDLRACSQVSVASLQQKDHMLPSATLKESKNEQLNSSTEGGQASNGGVSLENGIPVMLQIQPVQIKQESTTSPSSQGPAQENIKIAQLLVNIQGQTFALVPQIVQSSNLNLPSKFVRIAPVPIAAKPIGPGGMIQGQTGIIMGQKFQKNPAAELIKMHKCSFPGCTKMYTKSSHLKAHLRRHTGEKPFACTWPGCGWRFSRSDELSRHRRSHSGVKPYQCPVCEKKFARSDHLSKHVKVHRFPRSSRSVRSVN, from the exons ATGGTGGATCACCTGGTGCCTACTGATGAATCCTTTTCATCTACAAGATCTTCTCTGGGATACTTTAGGGACATGACAGCAGGGGTGAGGTCCTACCAAATGCTGCCCTCTCCTCTGTCAGAAGATGACAGCGACTCGTCCagcttttgttcttgttccagCCCGGAATCCCAGGTTCTCAGCTCTAGCTATGGAAGCACATCCAGTGCGGAGAGTCAGGACAGCATCTTAGACTACTTGCTGTCCCAGGCATCTTTGGGGAACACCGCTGCATCATGGTGGGACAAAAGGAGACTTCAGCCCATAGTGAAAGAGGAGTATTTTAGGTTGCCTGAATTCGCTGTGGATATGGAAGACTCTGGACCATTTCAGCCCACGCTTGAGGAAATTGAggaatttctggaagaaaacatggAGCTGGAGCTCAAAGAAAGACCTAAAAGTGAGACCAAGGACTTGAGAGCTTGCAGCCAAGTTTCTGTTGCTTCGCTACAGCAAAAAGACCATATGTTACCCAGTGCTACTTTAAAAGAGAGTAAAAATGAACAGTTGAACAGCTCGACGGAAGGTGGCCAAGCTTCAAATGGAGGAGTGTCCCTGGAGAATGGCATACCGGTTATGCTCCAAATTCAGCCTGTACAGATCAAACAGGAGTCCACCACGAGCCCTAGTTCCCAAGGACCAGCACAGGAGAACATTAAAATTGCACAGCTCCTAGTCAACATCCAAGGACAGACATTTGCCCTTGTGCCCCAGATAGTTCAGTCATCCAATTTGAACTTGCCCTCTAAATTTGTCCGCATTGCTCCCGTCCCCATCGCCGCCAAGCCAATTGGGCCAGGAGGCATGATCCAGGGTCAGACGGGAATCATCATGGGtcagaaatttcaaaagaaCCCTGCAGCAGAACTCATTAAAATGCACAAATGTTCTTTCCCTGGTTGTACCAAGATGTACACGAAAAGCAGCCATTTGAAAGCCCACCTGAGGAGGCATACGGGAGAAAAGCCTTTTGCTTGCACGTGGCCAGGTTGTGGATGGAG GTTCTCCAGGTCAGATGAGCTGTCTCGGCATCGGCGCTCCCACTCAGGGGTGAAACCCTATCAGTGTCCCGTCTGCGAGAAGAAATTCGCTCGAAG
- the KLF15 gene encoding Krueppel-like factor 15 isoform X1 — MRSLRGAQAPASSHLNLRCVVYAAGIPVRARPGMVDHLVPTDESFSSTRSSLGYFRDMTAGVRSYQMLPSPLSEDDSDSSSFCSCSSPESQVLSSSYGSTSSAESQDSILDYLLSQASLGNTAASWWDKRRLQPIVKEEYFRLPEFAVDMEDSGPFQPTLEEIEEFLEENMELELKERPKSETKDLRACSQVSVASLQQKDHMLPSATLKESKNEQLNSSTEGGQASNGGVSLENGIPVMLQIQPVQIKQESTTSPSSQGPAQENIKIAQLLVNIQGQTFALVPQIVQSSNLNLPSKFVRIAPVPIAAKPIGPGGMIQGQTGIIMGQKFQKNPAAELIKMHKCSFPGCTKMYTKSSHLKAHLRRHTGEKPFACTWPGCGWRFSRSDELSRHRRSHSGVKPYQCPVCEKKFARSDHLSKHVKVHRFPRSSRSVRSVN, encoded by the exons ATGCGGTCACTGCGAGGGGCACAGGCTCCAGCCA GCTCTCACCTGAACCTTCGCTGCGTGGTATATGCTGCTGGGATACCTGTAAGAGCTCGCCCAGGAATGGTGGATCACCTGGTGCCTACTGATGAATCCTTTTCATCTACAAGATCTTCTCTGGGATACTTTAGGGACATGACAGCAGGGGTGAGGTCCTACCAAATGCTGCCCTCTCCTCTGTCAGAAGATGACAGCGACTCGTCCagcttttgttcttgttccagCCCGGAATCCCAGGTTCTCAGCTCTAGCTATGGAAGCACATCCAGTGCGGAGAGTCAGGACAGCATCTTAGACTACTTGCTGTCCCAGGCATCTTTGGGGAACACCGCTGCATCATGGTGGGACAAAAGGAGACTTCAGCCCATAGTGAAAGAGGAGTATTTTAGGTTGCCTGAATTCGCTGTGGATATGGAAGACTCTGGACCATTTCAGCCCACGCTTGAGGAAATTGAggaatttctggaagaaaacatggAGCTGGAGCTCAAAGAAAGACCTAAAAGTGAGACCAAGGACTTGAGAGCTTGCAGCCAAGTTTCTGTTGCTTCGCTACAGCAAAAAGACCATATGTTACCCAGTGCTACTTTAAAAGAGAGTAAAAATGAACAGTTGAACAGCTCGACGGAAGGTGGCCAAGCTTCAAATGGAGGAGTGTCCCTGGAGAATGGCATACCGGTTATGCTCCAAATTCAGCCTGTACAGATCAAACAGGAGTCCACCACGAGCCCTAGTTCCCAAGGACCAGCACAGGAGAACATTAAAATTGCACAGCTCCTAGTCAACATCCAAGGACAGACATTTGCCCTTGTGCCCCAGATAGTTCAGTCATCCAATTTGAACTTGCCCTCTAAATTTGTCCGCATTGCTCCCGTCCCCATCGCCGCCAAGCCAATTGGGCCAGGAGGCATGATCCAGGGTCAGACGGGAATCATCATGGGtcagaaatttcaaaagaaCCCTGCAGCAGAACTCATTAAAATGCACAAATGTTCTTTCCCTGGTTGTACCAAGATGTACACGAAAAGCAGCCATTTGAAAGCCCACCTGAGGAGGCATACGGGAGAAAAGCCTTTTGCTTGCACGTGGCCAGGTTGTGGATGGAG GTTCTCCAGGTCAGATGAGCTGTCTCGGCATCGGCGCTCCCACTCAGGGGTGAAACCCTATCAGTGTCCCGTCTGCGAGAAGAAATTCGCTCGAAG